The Pelmatolapia mariae isolate MD_Pm_ZW linkage group LG10_11, Pm_UMD_F_2, whole genome shotgun sequence genome includes a region encoding these proteins:
- the creb3l4 gene encoding cyclic AMP-responsive element-binding protein 3-like protein 4 isoform X1, with product MDAESGELFLGAMASGSWQLDGPFSSSELIPAGSEKPLQDWAVDPECILNDSDSEDVLHAVDPNEVFPSGPPADPSSESDSGISEDPAVESPITTVTAAATQLAPTTVYQLVYDISGLGGAKTGAGQENIISIELDQWSSQLLLSDSCVVSELPVVSAQRPAIPPPGLDDDLLCLDLQLTEEEQKLLTQEGVSLPSNLPLTKAEERILKKVRRKIRNKQSAQDSRRRRKEYIDGLESRAAACSMQNKELQRTVEQLEKRNKSLLAQLQQLQSLIKQTVSKGAQTSTCLLIILVSLGLIILPSFSPFSRHRADDDYRPTGVISRNILTDPSSSQSTSDDAYGATSLQSEPPAQSQSKPPEGMSNLPEPTENHEHTAADGTEGSRSGNGSAVAAEQTEPGALGQKSTVRGGRRDQAKPGHADEM from the exons ATGGATGCAGAGAGCGGGGAGCTGTTTCTCGGCGCCATGGCATCCGGGAGCTGGCAGCTCGACGGTCCGTTCTCCTCCTCAGAGCTCATCCCGGCCGGCTCAGAGAAACCCCTGCAGGACTGGGCGGTGGACCCcgagtgt ATTCTCAACGACAGCGACTCCGAGGACGTCCTCCACGCCGTCGATCCAAACGAGGTGTTTCCCAGCGGGCCGCCGGCTGACCCGTCATCAGAGAGCGACAGCGGGATCTCCGAGGACCCTGCCGTCGAGAGTCCCATCACCACGGTGACTGCAGCGGCCACCCAGCTGGCGCCAACGACAGTCTACCAGCTGGTTTATGACATCAGCGGGCTGGGCGGTGCTAAGACTGGAGCTGGACAGGAGAACATCATCTCCATCGAGCTCG ATCAGTGGAGCTCTCAGCTGCTCCTGTCGGACTCGTGCGTCGTGAGCGAGCTACCTGTGGTTTCGGCGCAGCGGCCCGCCATCCCTCCTCCCGGCCTCGACGACGACCTG CTGTGCCTGGATCTTCAGCTGACCGAGGaggagcagaagctgctgacccAGGAGGGCGTGTCGCTGCCCAGCAACCTCCCCCTCACCAAG GCCGAGGAGCGAATCCTGAAGAAGGTCCGGAGGAAGATCCGCAACAAGCAGTCGGCTCAGGACAGCCGGCGGCGGAGGAAGGAGTACATCGACGGGCTGGAGAGCAG GGCGGCGGCGTGCTCGATGCAGAACAAAGAGCTGCAGCGGACAGTGGAGCAGCTGGAGAAACGTAACAA GTCTCTGctggctcagctgcagcagcttcagtctCTCATCAAGCAGACGGTCAGTAAAGGAGCCCAGACCAGCACCTGCCTACTG ATCATCCTCGTCTCTCTCGGTCTGATCATCCTGCCGAGCTTCAGCCCGTTCAGCCGCCACCGTGCAGACGACGACTACAGACCCACAGGAG TGATTTCCAGAAACATCCTGACGGATCCGTCATCCTCCCAGTCGACCTCAGACGACGCCTACGGTGCGACGTCCCTGCAGTCTGAGCCCCCCGCTCAGAGTCAATCAAAACCTCCCGAGGGAATGTCGAATCTCCCAGAACCAACAGAAAACCACGAACACACAGCCGCAGACGGTACGGAGGGGAGCCGGTCGGGAAACGGCTCGGCGGTTGCTGCCGAGCAGACGGAACCCGGCGCCCTTGGCCAGAAGTCGACGGTCCGAGGAGGACGGCGCGATCAGGCCAAACCGGGACACGCCGATGAGATGTAG
- the LOC134635793 gene encoding histidine N-acetyltransferase-like, which produces MSAGGEAADVVYCLAQEQDFQQVLNICTPEDYNGLDYMAAFFHRWLQEPGRVVFIARIDRRVVALESALLVDGGQTAVLQGRRVVSDLRGSGIASALQRHVTNYVRRYYPEVSAVRLSRGDNPSVQTLAKYRLIAKEAILSLCCEAVDLGSFITELRSKLPLRADSSCGPVTLSWRQAETLVLSDHVVSNLLPGKTVINDWEPLKPVEANLEVLQRRGLTWIVDREFEPAALSLGTPPYAVPYRHNAMRLNINIFGRTLASVCAVFLAQLEAFLPNLKGYLVCHTYVDPGLWARLRQFCQNDANVSFFKDYWEEVILETDL; this is translated from the exons ATGTCTGCAGGAGGTGAAGCAGCTGATGTGGTGTACTGCCTGGCCCAGGAGCAGGACTTCCAGCAG GTCCTGAACATCTGCACGCCTGAGGACTACAACGGGCTCGATTACATGGCCGCCTTCTTTCACCGCTGGCTGCAGGAGCCCGGACGCGTCGTTTTCATCGCCCGGATCGACCGCAGAGTG GTGGCGCTGGAGTCTGCGCTCCTGGTGGACGGCGGTCAGACGGCAGTGCTTCAGGGGCGCAGGGTGGTGTCCGATCTGAGGGGCAGCGGCATCGCCAGCGCCCTCCAGAGGCATGTTACCAACTACGTCCGCCGCTACTACCCAGAAGTCTCTGCTGTGAGGCTGAGCCGAGGAGACAATCCTTCAGTGCAGACGCTCGCCAAGTACAGGCTCATCGCAAAGGAG GCCAtcttgtctctgtgctgtgagGCGGTCGACCTGGGCTCCTTCATCACTGAGCTTCGATCCAAACTTCCACTCCGTGCCGACTCCTCCTGTGGTCCGGTCACGCTGAGCTGGCGGCAGGCGGAGACGCTGGTCCTGTCCGACCACGTGGTTTCCAACCTGCTGCCCGGCAAAACCGTCATCAACGACTGGGAGCCCTTGAAGCCGGTGGAGGCCAACCTAGAGGTGCTGCAGCGCAGAGGCCTAACGTGGATCGTAGACCGTGAGTTCGAGCCCGCTGCCCTCAGTCTGGGCACGCCACCGTACGCCGTACCCTACCGCCACAATGCCATGCGCCTCAACATCAACATCTTTGGCCGCACTCTGGCATCGGTGTGCGCCGTGTTTCTGGCACAGCTGGAAGCTTTCCTGCCGAATCTTAAAGGTTACCTGGTCTGCCACACCTACGTGGATCCTGGGCTGTGGGCGCGGTTACGTCAGTTCTGTCAGAACGATGCAAACGTGTCATTTTTTAAGGACTACTGGGAGGAAGTCATACTGGAGACAGACCTCTGA
- the LOC134636205 gene encoding zinc transporter ZIP1-like — translation MAVAGGASSSVLVSSAKETAALKVNPADVPALEIKLGALVVLLSVTLLFGFAPLCIVRGAGRFSVQPDLRRLLLSLISCFAGGVFFATCLLDLLPDYLQSINEAFSSAGIKLQFPLPEFIVAMGFFLVLVLEQIILAFKDQTSPSPEERRSLLVDSSIQSNDHRRRGSADSDGHFHVDFGSQSALRAFILVFSLSLHSVFEGLAVGLLEEGQEVLEICLALMIHKSIISFSLTVKLCQARLRRSVVVGCLLLFAVMSPLGVGLGVGLTETKTSLGHQLARCTLEGLAAGTFIYITFMEILPHELAAGRNRIAKVAVLLVGFAVVTAVLFIKL, via the exons ATGGCTGTCGCAGGCggagcatcctcctctgtcctcGTGTCTTCGGCAAAGGAAACGGCGGCGCTGAAGGTGAACCCGGCTGACGTCCCCGCCCTGGAGATCAAACTAGGAGCGCTGGTGGTCCTGCTGTCCGTCACGCTGCTGTTCGGATTTGCCCCACTCTGCATCGTCCGAGGGGCGGGGCGCTTCAGCGTGCAGCCAG ATTTACGGCGCCTGCTGCtgagcttgatcagctgttttgCTGGAGGCGTGTTCTTCGCCACCTGCCTGCTGGACCTGCTGCCCGACTACCTGCAGAGCATCAACGAGGCCTTCAGCAGCGCCGGGATTAAG ctGCAGTTCCCCCTGCCCGAGTTCATCGTGGCCATGGGCTTCTTCCTGGTCCTGGTCCTGGAGCAGATCATCCTGGCCTTCAAGGACCAGACGTCGCCGTCCCCGGAGGAACGGCGCTCTCTGCTGGTGGACTCCAGCATTCAATCCAACGATCACCGCCGCCGGGGCTCAGCGGACTCGGACGGTCACTTCCACGTGGACTTTGGCTCTCAGTCCGCCCTGCGCGCCTTCATCCTGGTCTTCTCGCTGTCGCTGCACTCGGTGTTCGAGGGGCTGGCGGTGGGGCTGCTGGAGGAGGGGCAGGAGGTGCTGGAGATCTGCCTCGCCCTGATGATCCACAAGAGCATCATCTCCTTCAGCCTGACCGTGAAGCTGTGTCAGGCCCGGCTGCGTCGCTCCGTGGTGGTCGGCTGCCTGCTGCTGTTCGCCGTCATGTCGCCGCTGGGCGTCGGCCTGGGCGTCGGCCTCACCGAGACCAAGACGTCGCTGGGGCACCAGCTGGCCCGCTGCACGCTGGAGGGGCTGGCGGCGGGAACCTTCATCTACATCACCTTCATGGAGATCCTACCGCACGAGCTCGCCGCCGGCAGGAACCGCATCGCCAAGGTGGCCGTGCTGCTGGTGGGCTTTGCCGTGGTGACCGCCGTGCTGTTCATAAAACTGTAG
- the creb3l4 gene encoding cyclic AMP-responsive element-binding protein 3-like protein 4 isoform X2: protein MDAESGELFLGAMASGSWQLDGPFSSSELIPAGSEKPLQDWAVDPECILNDSDSEDVLHAVDPNEVFPSGPPADPSSESDSGISEDPAVESPITTVTAAATQLAPTTVYQLVYDISGLGGAKTGAGQENIISIELDQWSSQLLLSDSCVVSELPVVSAQRPAIPPPGLDDDLLCLDLQLTEEEQKLLTQEGVSLPSNLPLTKAEERILKKVRRKIRNKQSAQDSRRRRKEYIDGLESRSLLAQLQQLQSLIKQTVSKGAQTSTCLLIILVSLGLIILPSFSPFSRHRADDDYRPTGVISRNILTDPSSSQSTSDDAYGATSLQSEPPAQSQSKPPEGMSNLPEPTENHEHTAADGTEGSRSGNGSAVAAEQTEPGALGQKSTVRGGRRDQAKPGHADEM, encoded by the exons ATGGATGCAGAGAGCGGGGAGCTGTTTCTCGGCGCCATGGCATCCGGGAGCTGGCAGCTCGACGGTCCGTTCTCCTCCTCAGAGCTCATCCCGGCCGGCTCAGAGAAACCCCTGCAGGACTGGGCGGTGGACCCcgagtgt ATTCTCAACGACAGCGACTCCGAGGACGTCCTCCACGCCGTCGATCCAAACGAGGTGTTTCCCAGCGGGCCGCCGGCTGACCCGTCATCAGAGAGCGACAGCGGGATCTCCGAGGACCCTGCCGTCGAGAGTCCCATCACCACGGTGACTGCAGCGGCCACCCAGCTGGCGCCAACGACAGTCTACCAGCTGGTTTATGACATCAGCGGGCTGGGCGGTGCTAAGACTGGAGCTGGACAGGAGAACATCATCTCCATCGAGCTCG ATCAGTGGAGCTCTCAGCTGCTCCTGTCGGACTCGTGCGTCGTGAGCGAGCTACCTGTGGTTTCGGCGCAGCGGCCCGCCATCCCTCCTCCCGGCCTCGACGACGACCTG CTGTGCCTGGATCTTCAGCTGACCGAGGaggagcagaagctgctgacccAGGAGGGCGTGTCGCTGCCCAGCAACCTCCCCCTCACCAAG GCCGAGGAGCGAATCCTGAAGAAGGTCCGGAGGAAGATCCGCAACAAGCAGTCGGCTCAGGACAGCCGGCGGCGGAGGAAGGAGTACATCGACGGGCTGGAGAGCAG GTCTCTGctggctcagctgcagcagcttcagtctCTCATCAAGCAGACGGTCAGTAAAGGAGCCCAGACCAGCACCTGCCTACTG ATCATCCTCGTCTCTCTCGGTCTGATCATCCTGCCGAGCTTCAGCCCGTTCAGCCGCCACCGTGCAGACGACGACTACAGACCCACAGGAG TGATTTCCAGAAACATCCTGACGGATCCGTCATCCTCCCAGTCGACCTCAGACGACGCCTACGGTGCGACGTCCCTGCAGTCTGAGCCCCCCGCTCAGAGTCAATCAAAACCTCCCGAGGGAATGTCGAATCTCCCAGAACCAACAGAAAACCACGAACACACAGCCGCAGACGGTACGGAGGGGAGCCGGTCGGGAAACGGCTCGGCGGTTGCTGCCGAGCAGACGGAACCCGGCGCCCTTGGCCAGAAGTCGACGGTCCGAGGAGGACGGCGCGATCAGGCCAAACCGGGACACGCCGATGAGATGTAG